A part of Schistosoma mansoni strain Puerto Rico chromosome W, complete genome genomic DNA contains:
- a CDS encoding putative origin recognition complex subunit: protein MFTTLKSEAICACSLYEKLFLRAVIAEFQARSTEEARLDRCIRQMFALCRLEGVPCPTKSEVFAICASLGAHKLLLTERSRCDIAMLVRLNCTKSDILYCLNQRSDL, encoded by the exons ATGTTCACTACACTGAAATCAGAAGCTATATGTGCTTGTTCATTATATGAGAAATTGTTTCTTCGTGCTGTTATAGCTGAATTTCAGGCGCGTTCAACAGAAGAAGCTCGATTAGACCGGTGTATCCGTCAAATGTTCGCACTTTGTCGACTTGAAG GTGTTCCATGTCCAACTAAATCAGAAGTATTTGCTATTTGTGCTAGTCTTGGAGCTCACAAGCTATTGTTAACTGAAAGATCGCGATGCGATATTGCAATGCTTGTCCGTCTCAACTGTACAAAGTCGGATATATTATACTGTTTAAATCAACGATCTGACCTATAA
- a CDS encoding putative ectonucleotide pyrophosphatase/phosphodiesterase — translation MSTEQIIQDDSDLPPPYYQINHECIRRYKRRTHCTYFTLIISGIVMMLFGALILVILIPQEINLYRWNIKGPLSRFFNHGKTVLLISMDGFRHDYIELAKNHLGSNALPNFDRLISEGVRAAKSINVYPTITLPNHRTLITGLYPENHGVVGNSLLDKKWPNKIFSIYDQESLNHAPWLTDWPEPIWVTLQQNGGYAGSILWPLTDQFVSDDLPFQRVSQYALLNDYEHRYAYDQRIRDILWWLKNPKYHLNLILAYFEEPDETGHSYGPNSKHVAKVVQTLDETLGHLLDGIKKRGLTDKVDIILTADHGMSETSNTRLITLDKYIDNSLYNYTQLSTMGFLYPAPGKFEEVYKRLKSAHPKLDVYRRDEVPAYLNFNITSSRMPPLILIAKPRWKIVKNTSQPYANVSGDHGYPTDFSEMYPFFIARGPSFKIAESVPTVHAVDVYPLMCALLNIQPNPNNGSLERISNILKPDVANRLLNWNSWSYLWKWIISDLRFILFISIICVSFTILLCSIVVVMHRKETNEPFIRLPIDNDKEFSDYNT, via the exons ATGTCAACGGAACAAATAATACAGGATGATAGTGACTTACCTCCTCCATACTATCAAATAAATCACGAATGTATTCGTCGTTACAAACGTAGAACTCATTGTACTTACTTCACATTAATTATATCAGGCATTGTAATGATGTTATTCGGTGCCCTTATTCTCGTGATTTTGATACCACAAGAAATCAATTTATATCGATGGAATATAAAAGGACCCTTATCAAGATTTTTTAATCACGGCAAAACTGTTTTACTAATTAGTATGGATGGATTTCGTCATGATTATATAGAATTGGCTAAAAATCATTTGGGCTCTAATGCATTACCAAATTTCGATCGTCTAATATCGGAAGGTGTACGAGCTGCGAAATCGATCAATGTTTATCCTACAATTACTCTACCTAATCATCGTACATTAATTACCGGTTTGTATCCAGAAAATCATGGAGTTGTTGGAAATAGTCTATTGGATAAGAAATGGCCAAATAAGATTTTCAGTATATATGACCAAGAAAGTCTAAATCATGCTCCGTGGTTAACTGACTGGCCTGAACCTATATGGGTTACATTACAACAAAATGGTGGCTATGCTGGTTCAATTTTATGGCCTTTAACTGATCAGTTTGTTAGCGATGATTTACCATTTCAACGAGTTTCACAATATGCTTTACTTAATGACTATGAACACCGTTATGCATATGATCAACGAATCAGAGATATATTATGGTGGTTAAAAAATCCtaaatatcatttgaatttAATCCTAGCTTATTTCGAAGAACCTGATGAAACTGGTCATTCATACGGTCCAAATAGTAAACATGTTGCAAAAGTTGTTCAAACCTTAGATGAAACACTTGGTCATCTATTAGATGGTATTAAAAAACGTGGTCTTACTGATAAAGTAGATATTATTCTAACTGCTGATCATGGTATGTCTGAAACATCAAATACTCGACTTATTACGTTGGACAAATATATTGATAATTCTTTGTACAATTATACTCAATTATCAACTATGGGATTTCTTTATCCTGCACCTG GAAAGTTTGAAGAAGTCTACAAACGCCTAAAAAGTGCGCATCCAAAATTAGATGTGTATCGAAGAGATGAAGTTCCCGCCTATCTGAATTTCAATATAACCAGCTCTCGTATGCCTCCATTGATACTTATTGCTAAGCCAAGGTGGAAAATTGTAAAGAACACTTCACAACCTTACGCCAATGTCT CCGGTGATCATGGTTATCCAACAGATTTCTCTGAAATGTATCCATTCTTTATTGCAAGGGGTCCTTCTTTCAAGATTGCTGAGAGCGTTCCTACTGTCCATGCCGTAGACGTTTATCCACTAATGTGTGCACTATTAAATATTCAACCAAATCCAAACAATGGCAGCCTAGAACGtatctcaaacatactgaaacCTGATGTTGCCAATCGCCTTTTGAATTGGAATAGTTGGTCATATTTATGGAAATGGATCATATCTGATttaagatttattttatttatttcaattatatgCGTTTCATTTACGATTTTACTGTGTTCAATCGTAGTTGTGATGCATCGTAAGGAAACCAATGAACCATTCATTCGTTTACCCATTGATAATGATAAAGAGTTTTCAGATTATAATACATGA